Below is a genomic region from Raphanus sativus cultivar WK10039 chromosome 4, ASM80110v3, whole genome shotgun sequence.
TTTTTTTAAGATTTCTTTTTCCATATGCAATTGGTTGGAGACTTGGAGTCATGGAAGTTAAACAGTGTAAGTTTGTTCAATAGTTTAGAATTAGAGAAGTAAGCTTAAGTTATCACCACTTACTTCTGTTTTGTAAGCTTCTACTGCAAGTAGAAGCTACATATAATGATTAATTTCAGTTATTTTACCAAATTAAACAATTCAAAATTGcaaatttgtttaataatttatatagtttatttagtCTAACTATAAAATATGTAGTCAAATACAGACtctataataaactaaataaaataaaattatataagaaaacccgggcgtagcccgggtAAAATATCTAGTATCATTAAATTCCCAAAAATACTTGCTTCAGTGGATTCTTTCTCCTTGTGTATAGAGTCTATGACAACCGAATCTacatttcaaataaatatttgatgcTATACCCCTTTTATATGAAGTTGCAAGAACTAGTttcttttataaacttttttttttatttctcagaaaaaaaattactttagattttttttatttctcggaaaaaaacttaaattagatttttatcATGTTGCAAGTACTAGTTTCTTTTATACGTTAGTTCAATGTggcaaaaatataatttagtatGGTGCAAATAGGATTGTTAGAtgtaaatatcataaaaatgTAGAACATAATTTCGTATGGAGCAAATAGAATTGTTAGAtgtaaatatcataaaaatgTAGATAGAATTTTAGATTGTAGTCGCTTGCAATAATtctcataatatataaattccTGTTAAACCATTACTCTTAGTGAATCAATAGTGATTTCTTGGATTATGTTCTTGTTATCTCTGTTTTCAGAATTTTGATGTTCAGTTTGGCTTTTCCATAATGCTATGTAGATCTAGAGATTAGTACTCTATCCTGCAACATTAAGAGTTGTTGAAGATAGGGATGATGAATGGTGTGGAGTGCTGCTTTCATGTTCACTTTTTAGCTCGAATTCTGCAACAAAATCTTTGATTAACAAATTCAAATTGATTCCTATGATTAAACATCTCCTCGTTGAGGTTTGCATAGGTGAGGAGAACAATACGTTATGGGTTGGTAAGTTAACACTTGTGTAAATTACTAAACTTGTCATGAATCAAACACATCAGAGTCTAAGCAGTGTGTAACAAGTTCATTGGTTCGTGTAGTGCGCAAACGTCTTCCATAGCCACGAGAGTATTAAAAAATCATGACATAAAGGTATGGGTGAGTGCAGATTAGATATCTGAGATTTTAAAGATGTATATGATCTTATCCCGTTTTGGTCAGAATATAAGATCAACATTACTATCACTATTCACTATTTTTAAATAGCTTCTCAGGAACTTGTTTTTTAATCAAATCGAAAACTTTTAGCGCCAAAGTGAAATGTAACATTATTTATTCAGTCaaattacattttttacatTATTAAGTTATTgagaataaagaaaaaagagagggAACGCAAACCGTTACGTTATTCCATCAAACTTTCGACACATACCGCATAAACTCGCCGTCACATTCTATCCCAGCCATCGTCTCCGGCGCCAAGACCACCTCCAAATCAACGCTCCCGTTTCCATCTCTCCCCGGAAACGCCGAGATCTTCCCGTCAAACTTATTCGCCCGTCCGCTCCTAACCGCCACCGGCCTCCCCCACCCGAAATCGTTCTCGTACATCGGAAACCTCGGCGAGCTCCCCATCGTCACCGACGCTCCGTCGGAGTTCCCGAGAGGAAAACACCTCGGATTCGCCTCCCAGTCCGCCACGACGCCTCGGATCCTCTCGTCCCGGTGCGCCGCCACGCTCTGGTTGAGCCGATCGGCGGTCCACCGTATATCCCGAGACAGGACCTCTCCCGCCGCCGCGAACGTCGGAACGCTCTGGATCGCGTTTCCGAAGTACTCCGGATCAAGCTTCGGGCTCAGACGGTGGCGGACGTTGACGGCCATGCGAAACGTCGTCGTTTTGGTGCTCGGGAGGTTCCTCGCCCGAGTGATCGCGCGCCAGAGCAATGCGCAGAGAGACTGAAACGACGAGATCTCCATGTTGTTCTCTGTTTTCGAAACGGCGTCGTTGCTCTCTAACAAACTCTCCAACATTTCCGTTAGTTTACCGTTAAGTTTATCGTTGCTTTGCTTCCCCAGCACCTCGACTCCGTTTATCTCGCCGTTTCTCTTCTTGTTCACCGTAGCTTTCAGCTCGAGAATCTGCTCCCTGGTGAAACTGAAAATCCGTTCCCGTAACGGCGCGTTCTCGTCGAACGTCACCTTGGGCCCACCTCGAGGCACTTTCAGCACGGCCGGTGAGATTAGCACGGACTCCCGCGTAAAATCAGGACGACGTGTCACGTTCTCGACTCCTCTAGACACCTCCGCGAAAGTGTTGACGAAATTCCACAGCGACGTTCCGTCGACCACGGCGTGGTTAACGGAGCATCCGATGAAAACGCCGTCGTTTAGTTCCGTCACTTGAACGGCTAGGATCGGTCTGTTATGTCCCTCGTAGCTCACCGCCCTGTCGTACGAGAAAAACTCCTTCACGACGTCGGGAACATCGGTTCCGGCGATGATAACGTCGCTGACGCGGACGGATTTTGCCTCGGCGAAAACTATGTCCGCGCCGGCGTCATTGCAGGAGAGAAAGACGTGGCCGTCTTCGGAGGTGGAGAGACGGCCGGCGAAAGGAGGGAAGTGAGAGAGGGTCATCGAGAGAGAGTGTGTGAGGTGAGAGAGAAGCTCGTGTGGAGGAAGGTGAGGACGAGTGAAGAGACAACCTTTTTGGATGTAATGGCAGGAGAGCATGGGGAGATCGGACACGGAGAGTTTGAGGTCAGCGAGGGTTGACTTTTTGTCAGGGAAGACTCTGCTTGTTGAGATCACAGTGACAGAGTTCTCGAGAGAAGGCATTTTTGTCGGCCTTTTCGGGTTCTGTCTTTAAAACTCTCTCAGTGCTTGATGTCTGTGTGATGGATATGAGAGTGTGATGACAGGAGAGGATGGGTGAGAAGAGGTATATATAGTTGTAGGATGGAGAAGAGGTTCATGAACCCCATATGATGATGTGGATGATTATTAAAATAGAGCCTATCTTCAACTTGTTTTGTCTTTCTGTACTTTGGAAAAAATGTTTCCTTATTACTTAATATGTCTgaaaattttgatgttttttattaattgtttttgtttgtgtgAAAAGGGGTGTGGAACACATGTAACAAATGAGAGTGTGTGGTAAATCTATAGTGAGTATACATTCCCCTTCTGTCTGGGATAATAGTGTAAAACATTTAAGAATTGATAACAAAACTAATGGTTAAGATGAGATGATAGACATCATTCAATATTCTTCAATTTGTAATGATCACCACTGGTTTCAACCAATGATTTTAAACCACATTTAGATGACAACTCAGGGAGATCagatttattgatattttcttcagtacatatatattttctactttTACATACAGTAATAAATGATTTCAGTATATCTTTCTCTTTTTGTAAACATTTATCTGAATATAAAAATggcaaatctctaaaatagcattttttaagtttttgtcacaaaaatagcactcaaaataaaatgaccaaaatagcacatttttgttttgaaaattttaatatttttttaaaaaaaaaatttgaacacattcctaaaactcCACTCCTTAACTCTGAACTCTAAttcttaaattaattaacccaagagttataaatgcatatttgccctttaataaaacttattttggtt
It encodes:
- the LOC108849183 gene encoding uncharacterized acetyltransferase At3g50280: MPSLENSVTVISTSRVFPDKKSTLADLKLSVSDLPMLSCHYIQKGCLFTRPHLPPHELLSHLTHSLSMTLSHFPPFAGRLSTSEDGHVFLSCNDAGADIVFAEAKSVRVSDVIIAGTDVPDVVKEFFSYDRAVSYEGHNRPILAVQVTELNDGVFIGCSVNHAVVDGTSLWNFVNTFAEVSRGVENVTRRPDFTRESVLISPAVLKVPRGGPKVTFDENAPLRERIFSFTREQILELKATVNKKRNGEINGVEVLGKQSNDKLNGKLTEMLESLLESNDAVSKTENNMEISSFQSLCALLWRAITRARNLPSTKTTTFRMAVNVRHRLSPKLDPEYFGNAIQSVPTFAAAGEVLSRDIRWTADRLNQSVAAHRDERIRGVVADWEANPRCFPLGNSDGASVTMGSSPRFPMYENDFGWGRPVAVRSGRANKFDGKISAFPGRDGNGSVDLEVVLAPETMAGIECDGEFMRYVSKV